One Nothobranchius furzeri strain GRZ-AD chromosome 7, NfurGRZ-RIMD1, whole genome shotgun sequence genomic window, AAGTTCTCATGGAGGTTCACTCTCACCACTTTTCTGCACCTGGGTGGGGATAAATAGTTTCAGATGAGATTGAAGaaataaaatatgtaaaataaGGTTACTTACTGACCCACTGAGACAGGTTGGTCTAGTAATAACGCTTCTTTGGAGACTGAAGTTTCATCATTTGGTGAGGTTTTTGCGGCCACTTGGAGAAGTGGCTTGGTAATCTGCCAAAGAATCGTTGCCGTTGAGGACTTTTAGATGAATGGTGCTGGTGGTCGGGCTTCTGCGCCATGTAGCCATGGTGCTGGTGGTCGGGCTTCTGCGGCACGTAGCCATGGTGCTGGTGGTCGGGCTTCTGCGGCACGTAGCCATGGTGCTGGTGGTCGGGCTTCTGCGGCACGTAGCCATGGTGCTGGTGGTCGGGCTTCTGCGGCACGTAGCCATGGTGCTGGTGGTCGGGCTTCTGCGGCACGTAGCCATGGTGCTGGTGGTCGGGCTTCTGCGGCACGTAGCCATGGTGCTGGTGGTCGGGCTTCTGCGGCACGTAGCCTTGGTGCTGGTGGTCGGGCTTGGGCTTCTGCGGCACGTAGCCTTGGTGCTGGTGGTCGGGCTTGGGCTTCTGCGGCACGTAGCCTTGGTGCTGGTGGTCGGGCTTGGGCTTCTGCGGCACGTAGCCTTGGTGCTGGTGGTCGGGCTTGGGCTTCTGCGGCACGTAGCCTTGGTGCTGGTGGTCGGGCTTGGGCTTCTGCGGCACGTAGCCTTGGTGCTGGTGGTCGGGCTTGGGCTTCTGCGGCACGTAGCCTTGGTGCTGGTGGTCGGGCTTGGGCTTCTGCGGCACGTAGCCTTGGTGCTGGTGGTCGGGCTTGGGCTTCTGCGGCACGTAGCCTTGGTGCTGGTGGTCGGGCTTGGGCTTCTGCGGCACGTAGCCTTGGTGCTGGTGGTCGGGCTTGGGCTTCTGCGGCACGTAGCCTTGGTGCTGGTGGTCGGGCTTGGGCTTCTGCGGCACGTAGCCTTGGTGCTGGTGGTCGGGCTTGGGCTTCTGCGGCACGTAGCCTTGGTGCTGGTGGTCGGGCTTGGGCTTCTGCGGCACGTAGCCTTGGTGCTGGTGGTCGGGCTTGGGCTTCTGCGGCACGTAGCCTTGGTGCTGGTGGTCGGGCTTGGGCTTCTGCGGCACATAGCCTTGATGCTGGTGAGTGGGCTTGGGCGCCTGCGGCAGGTAACCATTGAACTGGCGAGGTTTGGGAGCCTGGAGCAGGTCAGGGTAATGGGGCTTGGGAAAGTTGAGCGGTAATTCACCAGACTGCTGCTGGTGAAGCGTGGGACCATTAGGTGTGTAGCTTGGGTAGTGACTGGGAGACAGTGGCTGGTAACTAGAATACTGATTGGAATACTGAGATGGGTAGGCAGGGTAATGGGGCTTGGGTTGGTGGGGTGGGAAACTAGAATGCTGCTGAGGACGCTCAGGACCATGAGCTTGATAGCCAGGGTAACTGGGCTTGGTATACTGGGAAGGGTGGCCAGAACGCCAGCTGGGAGGCTTCAGATCTTGAGATTGCTGGTCAGTAAGTGTGTGTTGGGGAGGCCTGAAGCTAAAGGGTGGGTAGGCAGGAATAGGTGGCCGTTGCTGCTGGGAAGGCCTCGGGACCACAGGCAGGTACGAGTGAACTGGACCCCTTACTGGGTATAAAGGCTCTACAGGAAACACTGGTTCATTGTCTGTCAACCTAAGAATCGACTCATCTCCATGTTTGTCAGTAGAGCCACTGTGGCCACCTGCAGACAGGGGAGAAGAATTTCCTTAAAAGTTCAAACATCTGTACAATTTACCATTTTATGCTCAGGTACCCTCATCTGGAAGGGTGTAGATTCATGCATACAAGAAATTAGACATTTTAGTTAAGCTTACCATTAACCTGACATCCAAGATCAAGCAGAGATAACAGGAGCAACCTGTTTAAAAGGAAAGTCATTCAAGTTGGCATGAATTTAAACATGGCTGACGGGTCTGATCTGACCACAGAAGATCACAGCTTACCTGAGGATGAATCCCATGACTTCAGACACTATTAGCAGCAAACTCAGTAACTTCTACCAGCCACTGCTAAACTAGACATGCAGTCAGAAGACAATGAGTATCTGGCACCTGCTCAGAGGCTTTTTATATGTTGCCCTTGCTCAGATAAGTGCACACAGGTGGGATCAGTTAAAACCAGGTGTGGCTGATTATGTAGCAGCGAGCAGCGCTTTCTAGGAACAGCCAACATGACACTGAGGAGGAACATATTGACATTATCGACACATAAAGCTAAAAAGGGGACATGCACTTTTGATCGCAAGTTAAATGAAATCAGACCTGATGTGAAGTTGTATAAATGAACACTTTTGAGAGTTTCGGAGGTGACCGCTGGTTTAAAATTCCACCAATTTGTATATTTTAACTGATGTATCCCTTATATGACACAGCCCTACTGGTTCATTCACTGGTTTGTAGGGCGCTGGGATTGATGACCAGACTGACCATTACTCCCCTACTGTCaacaaaatgaatgggagtctacGAGCCGATAAGTTATTTTCTGATGCTGTTTGATACACGCCATGGATTCATGGACATATGTCCGTGAATTAAAGACACAATTTGATGCCAAGGAAGTGTAAGAAAGCTGCAAAAGCGACTTTAGGTTATGTGTGAACTTAATCAGAGGACTCTAAAAGCTCATCTCTCCAAATTGACGACATCAAACCAAACTCAGCAGAGAGGAGAAGAAAACTGGCTGAATTTGGTGAGCTTCGTATCCTCCTTCCAGGATGAAAGAAGGAGCATAAAATGTGgagaaaaccaccataaatctagcCGAGTGCTAAGT contains:
- the LOC107383102 gene encoding uncharacterized protein, which codes for MGFILRLLLLSLLDLGCQVNGGHSGSTDKHGDESILRLTDNEPVFPVEPLYPVRGPVHSYLPVVPRPSQQQRPPIPAYPPFSFRPPQHTLTDQQSQDLKPPSWRSGHPSQYTKPSYPGYQAHGPERPQQHSSFPPHQPKPHYPAYPSQYSNQYSSYQPLSPSHYPSYTPNGPTLHQQQSGELPLNFPKPHYPDLLQAPKPRQFNGYLPQAPKPTHQHQGYVPQKPKPDHQHQGYVPQKPKPDHQHQGYVPQKPKPDHQHQGYVPQKPKPDHQHQGYVPQKPKPDHQHQGYVPQKPKPDHQHQGYVPQKPKPDHQHQGYVPQKPKPDHQHQGYVPQKPKPDHQHQGYVPQKPKPDHQHQGYVPQKPKPDHQHQGYVPQKPKPDHQHQGYVPQKPKPDHQHQGYVPQKPKPDHQHQGYVPQKPKPDHQHQGYVPQKPDHQHHGYVPQKPDHQHHGYVPQKPDHQHHGYVPQKPDHQHHGYVPQKPDHQHHGYVPQKPDHQHHGYVPQKPDHQHHGYMAQKPDHQHHSSKSPQRQRFFGRLPSHFSKWPQKPHQMMKLQSPKKRYY